A region of Nocardioides sp. JS614 DNA encodes the following proteins:
- a CDS encoding LysR family transcriptional regulator, whose protein sequence is MELRHVRYALALAEERHFGRAAARVHVAQPALSQQVKQLERELGVELFRRTTRRVELTEAGRRFAEHARGILAGVDRAREDLALLASGRAGRVSVGFVGTATYDVLPRVAHEVHRALPDVDLQLRGESLSPRLLAGLADHTFDLALLRPDPLGGDGLVVRTLRAEPLVAVVPTGHPLAGQRRIDLAELAGESFVVHPSAHRSSIHERVLQACADAGFVPTSLLEVAETATMVVFVAAGLGVALVPEPVRSLGLEGVSYVGLTDPPTIDLALAGRRDESSPAVRNVAVIIERIVTGAAQQGARVHL, encoded by the coding sequence ATGGAGCTGCGGCACGTGCGCTACGCCCTCGCGCTGGCCGAGGAGCGACACTTCGGCCGGGCGGCCGCGCGGGTGCACGTCGCCCAGCCGGCGCTCTCCCAGCAGGTCAAGCAGCTCGAGCGCGAGCTCGGCGTCGAGCTGTTCCGCCGCACCACGCGGCGCGTCGAGCTCACCGAGGCCGGCCGCCGGTTCGCCGAGCATGCCCGCGGGATCCTGGCCGGAGTCGACCGGGCCCGCGAGGACCTCGCGCTGCTCGCCTCGGGCCGGGCCGGGCGGGTCTCGGTCGGGTTCGTCGGCACCGCGACGTACGACGTGCTCCCCCGGGTCGCCCACGAGGTGCACCGCGCGCTCCCCGACGTCGACCTGCAGCTGCGCGGCGAGTCGCTCAGCCCCCGGCTGCTGGCCGGGCTCGCCGACCACACCTTCGACCTGGCCCTGCTGCGGCCCGATCCGCTCGGCGGCGACGGGCTGGTGGTCCGCACGCTGCGGGCCGAGCCGCTGGTGGCCGTCGTACCGACCGGCCACCCGCTCGCCGGACAGCGCCGCATCGACCTGGCCGAGCTGGCCGGCGAGTCGTTCGTCGTGCACCCGTCGGCGCACCGGTCGTCCATCCACGAGCGGGTGCTCCAGGCCTGCGCCGACGCCGGGTTCGTGCCCACCTCGCTCCTGGAGGTGGCCGAGACCGCCACGATGGTGGTCTTCGTCGCGGCCGGCCTCGGCGTCGCGCTGGTCCCTGAGCCGGTGCGCAGCCTCGGCCTCGAGGGGGTGTCGTACGTCGGGCTCACCGACCCGCCCACGATCGACCTGGCGCTGGCCGGGCGGCGGGACGAGTCCTCCCCGGCCGTGCGCAACGTCGCCGTGATCATCGAGCGGATCGTCACCGGGGCCGCTCAGCAGGGGGCGCGTGTCCACCTGTAA